Part of the Longimicrobium sp. genome, TGTTGTAGCGCGCCGGGCTCGTCCCGTTGGTCGACATCACCAGGAAGTCGCCCTGGTGGATGTGGAAGACGTGCGGGCCGCTGGTGTCCGCGTTGACGAGCGTCCAGTCCTGCGTGATCCCCTGCATCACCCGCACGTCGATCCGTGCCGGCTCGTACGGCTGCTGGTTGATCTGGAACTGCGAGTCGGGAAGCGCGCCGGCGTTGAAGGAGAAGACGAACTGCAGCGTGCTGTCCACCGCCGCGTTCGCCACCGAGCTCACGCGCGACTGCGCGCCCGGGTCCGGGGCGATGTACAGCGGCCCGGGCGCCGGGTTCTGCGCGGGGCCGGTGGTGGCCAGCGTCCCCAGCACGGCGCCCACCTTCCCGTTCACCGCGGTGCTGGCGACGGTGTTCACCAGGTTGTAGACGGCGCCCCGCGTGTTCGGCGCCTGCACCACCACGTCGTAGCGGATGGCGGGCGAGAGGGTGAGCGAGCGGACCGTGTCGGCCTTCACCAGCCCGTTGCCGTCCATCGCCAGGACGATGAGGGCGAGCGAGTCGGCCGGGTTCGACTGGTTGACCAGCGCCAGGCCCGCGTACGTGTCGGAGCCCACGTTGCCCACGTGCCAGAGCTGCGCGGTGCCGGTGGGGATGGTGAAGGCGGCCGGCCAGTCGCCGTTGATGGTGAAGACCGAGCCGCCGAACGCGTTGGCGCCGAAGGGCTGGAAGTCCTTCACCAGCAGCACCTTCTCGGGCATGGTGAGGTTCTTCGGCAGGCGCAGCGCGCGGATGTCGCCCACCAGGATGGCGCCCGACAGCCCCCCGCCCACCTGCTCGTCGGTGAAGCCGTGGGGGTGCGGGTGGTACCAGTGCATCCCCATGGGGTGCGAGGCGGGGAGCGTGAACCGGTACGCGTGCGCCTGCCCCGAGTCGTAGCTGACGCTCACCACCTGGTCACCCACGTTGGCCGCGCCGCTCCCGCGGCCGGGGGTCACGTTGAAGCCGTGGAAGTGGAAGTTGGTGGTGGTGCCGTGGTACGACGTGTCCACGGCGGCGCTGATCCCGTTGGTCACCGTCAGGTCGAGTGAGGCGCCGGGGAAGATGCGCAGCGTGGCCGGGAGGTACGAGGCGGCGCCGCCCGCCACCCGGTACAGGTTGCGCTGGAACCGGCACCCGCCGATGGTGGCCGTGGCGGGGGTGATGGCGACCGAGACCGCCACGTTCGACGCCTGTACGATCGCCGGGAGCGCGGTGGTGTCGGCGGGCGGCGTGGGCCTGGGCGTGCAGGCGGCGCCGCTCTGCGCCGCGGCCTGCGAGACGCCGGCGCCGGCGAGAAGGGCGAGCAGGAGCGCGGGGACCGCAAGGGAGCGGGTACGGATGTGCATGGGATCCATGGAGATGGGAGTGAAACTCGGACAGCGCGTGGAGTGGCGGGGAGCCGTACGCGCAGGAAGGGGGGAACGGTAGGTGCAGTAAATGCAGGCGGATTATAATCGATCACGACTCTAACTGCAACGGGTCGCGGTAGCAGACTTGCCCGCTGCGGATCGGCGGGATGAGAAGAGGGGGAGGCCCGCGGCGGCCTCCCCCTCTTCTCGTGCGATCGTCCTGATCGGGGCCGTCGCGGCAATGACCCCTCGTCGGGTGGCGCTCATCCCCCGCCGCCGCCGACGGCGCCCCCGCCGGGGATGCCGGGCTCGGTCATCTCGCGCACGTTCAGCACGTGGTCGAGCTGCTCGTCGGAGAGCAGCCCGTGGCGCTTCACCACCTCGCGGACGGACTCGTAGTTGGCCGCCGCCTCCTTGGCCACCTTCGCCGCCGCGTCGTAGCCGATGTAGGCGTTCAGCGCGGTGGCGATGGAGGGGTTCTTCTCCAGCAGCTCGCGGCAGCGCTCGCGGTTGGCGCCGATCCCCTCCACCGCGCGCGAGCGGAAGGCGTCGCAGCCGCGCGCCAGGATGTCGACCGACTGCAGGAGGTTGTGCGCCATCACCGGCATCATCACGTTCAGCTCGAAGTTGCCGTGCTGCCCGCCCACGGTGACCGCCACGTGGTTCCCCATCACCTGCGCGCACACCATCATCAGCGCCTCGCTCATCACCGGGTTCACCTTCCCCGGCATGATCGACGAGCCCGGCTGCACCGCCGGCAGCGTGATCTCCGCCAGCCCCGAGGTGGGCCCGCTCGCCAGCCAGCGCACGTCGTTGGCGATCTTGAGCAGCGAGACCGCCAGTGTGTTGAGCGCGCCCGAGGCGGAGACGTACGCGTCCTTGGCCCCCTGCGCCTCGAAGTGGTCCTCCGCCTCGCGGAACTGCAGCCCCGTGAGCTCGCCGATCTTCGCGATCGCCCGCGCCGGGAAGCCGGGCACGGCGTTCGTCCCCGTCCCCACCGCGGTGCCGCCCAGCGCCAGCTCGGCCAGCTCCTCCGACGCGTTCCGGAGCCGCCGGAGCCCGTGCTCCACCTGGCTCGCGTAGCCGCCGAACTCCTGGCCCAGGCGCACCGGCGTGGCGTCCATCAGGTGGGTGCGGCCGCTCTTCACCACGTCGTCGAACTCCTCCGCCTTGGCCCGCAGCGCGTCCCGCAGCCGCTCCAGCGCGGGAGCCAGGTCGTGGTGGATGGCCACGCGGGCGGAGACGTGCATGGCGGTGGGGATCACGTCGTTGGAGCTCTGCCCCATGTTGACGTGGTCGTTGGGGTGCACGCGCTGGTCCGAGCCGCCCTCGCCGAGCAGCTGCGTGGCGCGCGCGGCGATCACCTCGTTGGCGTTCATGTTGGTCGAGGTGCCGCTCCCCGTCTGGAAAATGTCGAGCACGAACTGCCCGTCCAGCCGCCCGTCGACCACCTCCTCGGCCGCGCGCACGACGGCGTCGGCGATGGAGCGGTCCAGGAGGCCCATCTCGGCGTTGGCCAGCGCGCACGCCTTCTTGATGGTGCCCAGCGCGTGGATGAAGCGGCGGGGGAAGCGGATGCCGCTGATCGGGAAGTTCTCGACCGCGCGCTGCGTCTGCGGCCCGTAGAGCGCGTCGGCGGGCACGCGCATCTCGCCGAGCGAGTCCTTCTCGACGCGGAAGCCGGCGGCGGTGGCGGTGTCGGTCATCGGTTCGTTCTGGATCGGGTGAAGGGTTCAGGCGCGGGAAAATGGCGGACGCGGGCGGCGGGCGAAAGTGCGGGAAAGTGCGTGAGTGCGGAAGTGCGTGAGTGCGTTGGATCGGAGCAGTTACGCACTTCCGCACTCACGCACTGACGCACTGCGGTTTGGGCGTGTCCCTCCGCTGCGCTCCGGGCCGGGCTGCGCGCGCGGTAGGGCACGATACCACTGTGCCCAACCGCGCCGGGCCACCGCCGCCACGATACCCCCGTGGCGGCGGCGTCCCGGCCCTCCGGGCGCGCATCCCTCACGCGGTCGTGCCGGTGGATCGGTGATCCCTTGCGCGCGACGGGCTCGGCCCCGACCTTAGGATCTGGCGTTCCAGAGCGCCTCCGGTCCGCGGAAAGGGCAGCGCCCATCTGCTTCTCATCGTGGTAAATCATCACGACCTCTTTCGGGCCGAGCGTGCGGACACCGGCCATCCACGAAGGAGGCCGTCATGTCCACGCCATCCCGCAGGTCCCTCCCGCCCCGTCCCGACCTCGACCAGCAGAAGAAGCTCGCCCGGGAGCTGCTGCGCGCGTTCCGCGCCAGGGACGCCGAAGCGCGGGCCCGGGTCCGCGCACAGCTGCCGGACAAGCCGACGATCGCCCTGGC contains:
- a CDS encoding multicopper oxidase domain-containing protein, producing MHIRTRSLAVPALLLALLAGAGVSQAAAQSGAACTPRPTPPADTTALPAIVQASNVAVSVAITPATATIGGCRFQRNLYRVAGGAASYLPATLRIFPGASLDLTVTNGISAAVDTSYHGTTTNFHFHGFNVTPGRGSGAANVGDQVVSVSYDSGQAHAYRFTLPASHPMGMHWYHPHPHGFTDEQVGGGLSGAILVGDIRALRLPKNLTMPEKVLLVKDFQPFGANAFGGSVFTINGDWPAAFTIPTGTAQLWHVGNVGSDTYAGLALVNQSNPADSLALIVLAMDGNGLVKADTVRSLTLSPAIRYDVVVQAPNTRGAVYNLVNTVASTAVNGKVGAVLGTLATTGPAQNPAPGPLYIAPDPGAQSRVSSVANAAVDSTLQFVFSFNAGALPDSQFQINQQPYEPARIDVRVMQGITQDWTLVNADTSGPHVFHIHQGDFLVMSTNGTSPARYNSVQDRLSIAAGDTVVVRIPFDESFQTGLYVFHCHILFHEDHGMMKNVCVYPQSEKGDGGASWCQDQLSASAHH
- a CDS encoding class II fumarate hydratase, which gives rise to MTDTATAAGFRVEKDSLGEMRVPADALYGPQTQRAVENFPISGIRFPRRFIHALGTIKKACALANAEMGLLDRSIADAVVRAAEEVVDGRLDGQFVLDIFQTGSGTSTNMNANEVIAARATQLLGEGGSDQRVHPNDHVNMGQSSNDVIPTAMHVSARVAIHHDLAPALERLRDALRAKAEEFDDVVKSGRTHLMDATPVRLGQEFGGYASQVEHGLRRLRNASEELAELALGGTAVGTGTNAVPGFPARAIAKIGELTGLQFREAEDHFEAQGAKDAYVSASGALNTLAVSLLKIANDVRWLASGPTSGLAEITLPAVQPGSSIMPGKVNPVMSEALMMVCAQVMGNHVAVTVGGQHGNFELNVMMPVMAHNLLQSVDILARGCDAFRSRAVEGIGANRERCRELLEKNPSIATALNAYIGYDAAAKVAKEAAANYESVREVVKRHGLLSDEQLDHVLNVREMTEPGIPGGGAVGGGGG